One segment of Zonotrichia albicollis isolate bZonAlb1 chromosome 4, bZonAlb1.hap1, whole genome shotgun sequence DNA contains the following:
- the SNU13 gene encoding NHP2-like protein 1, which yields MSEAEVNPKAYPLADAQLTKTLLDLVQQSCNYKQLRKGANEATKTLNRGIAEFIVMAADAEPLEIILHLPLLCEDKNVPYVFVRSKQALGRACGVSRPVIACSITIKEGSQLKPQIQSVQQAIERLLV from the exons ATG AGTGAGGCAGAAGTGAATCCCAAGGCTTACCCGCTGGCTGATGCACAGCTCACCAAAACGCTGCTGGACCTTGTGCAGCAATCCTGCAACTATAAGCAGCTACGCAAGGGAGCCAATGAAG CCACCAAAACACTGAACAGAGGGATAGCAGAGTTCATTGTGATGGCAGCAGACGCAGAGCCCTTGGAGATCATCCTGCACCTCCCTCTCCTGTGCGAGGACAAGAACGTGCCGTACGTGTTCGTGCGCTCCAAGCAAGCCCTGGGCCGCGCGTGCGGCGTTTCCCGGCCCGTCATCGCCTGCTCCATCACCATCAAGGAGGGCTCACAGCTAAAGCCTCAGATCCAGTCTGTACAGCAAGCCATAGAAAGACTCTTGGTCTAA